In Dermacentor andersoni chromosome 4, qqDerAnde1_hic_scaffold, whole genome shotgun sequence, the following proteins share a genomic window:
- the LOC126536336 gene encoding uncharacterized protein: MVDAWHLVRCGKYTHAKSEIVLDCENVVIGRNVEPKYRLDSVNISRQHACLRYSSHGQWEITDLRSHNGVFVNGARIQASHRVALSEGDVIGFGKAVPSGDDVFVFALEKKCVGVAVKNELPDSPTSASPASDVVLLSDDDDIVVTKVHCAKRRLTVSTSSNSAAATHCSSPSALDAAPHHVAPEKKPLDGRDRLCYGGSAVSTSPAIGTAHTDVPLTADTTRFSISPHQQVLSTTVAIVPKAEPSDAVGRVKIERDCESTDSRSTSSRDTSNSRSSLPVGLTFTPAASNRSSVKVSSPALPPHTPGTYIKQEVPGHIADIGVVPIREPSDVPSYIKQEPDCLTGEQAWNVEKAVVTPAHQSECLGDLPLHSIVGSSSRTDRSSTVSRKVKVNSCNSTSLSCPSEQKAGCDILYLSDLDVCATAKKNVAAPVHSLGAPKTDVNSTTVKEEPVLSDCSSNNMVQSIVKSNVPADLSGSSISFGKTVRSGLTPSGLKATDAEQCSTFSLHENKNGEKCAGSKYVPCQERSYSPTAYSKNVSNLPNPPRCFNLLVKPCSVVLQRFESSTLAQEQPTASLSGQQLTEGGLVTQGDHSHVEAGLGENTRNTTNEDSCHDISFSQDDVIIILSDSDDDCNGGIDFEIKKEPEEAEDIISNDADVEAGIPWINSCLNDGTEERKTVPVCSVTQDKELEKRLVWNESEPEQTTSTDQEQPENDFFPALSQDFSDDEALPAKIKRTSTPARAIFLSSAHHLACLKGKVNRSPKKKSCLKEKLMKSMRHRIPMAGGGSAVQKKDGEGLLKSSSAAECEGGLKKSHYKVRFQSRSACLLSTEEPSKASASTSKRKPGKMVKPFNDMQTVQNRVEAAKPLDVSAERTKQLSPSLYSAQLFPEKGKAPRVSDVSVETTSQLCPSWNAMEIRPQLEDVPLSNSVSTEITNRLSSSLKKCALVPQVNNFTRADSSVQGKPCFSVPRFKKAVRISRLATGSPVPAVTSGDPAVVEQRPAALPLIPLPEPMDIDVSERRSRVHFHIEEPSSKTDEQRAEFAQRVRASLKKKKFEHSQKSKINLGVFISYILNWKVHWLKEQLQSAMLPPLLDMDKFRSKRFMYSSLEEYKFVNYHFLCLEVWQTVFRSWREHFARTTRMTFSSAVVRHTCPPGDTMILTCVVLVTSEQMHKSLYPFEGHLVRLDLRIRDQAKAALPAFGFVTQHKFLRDPRVRNSAIPDLLQSVYTDGCIPVTLQIQVKTRPVTLDFGKVQRLSVVAKITPALRQMEAVLELEKSAFAECIVRPNVSHFWCHKGVPMSSRFRENFNHEQEQVISSTVAAMRVRGGEPRIIILHGPPGTGKTHTVVGAVTEILQHNSKQTVLIVAPSNAAVDEIGRRLLAHRQRQYRQRVPAEQVLKVVRIGQNSMVHAEVRGICLDELLQKNIQKDEIERCKEYDQTICALEIEVKRCTDKKCQLEKSACQDVRAFRRLEFQITHLQSQIQQAKEKKKLITDSHSRQFRNVNDKKLVILRNAHVILSTLNSCRSRLMEEAFGCNSSHNFSCVLLDEATQCTEVEALLGLQYRTSRLILVGDPMQLPATVVSQDAVDRGFQESLFERFYNYLKQEVDSKPIFTLNEQRRMHSEICQFPSKYFYNGKLRPVLGLDAKYASFPLTPYLVFNIKDSPEVSEATSTSWLNRGEAAFVAHLCLAISQHVVNVSLGIITPYQAQKSAIIQQLQESFTPGAATFDVNTVDGFQGQERDVIVLSCVRAHNPRGNIGFVADARRLNVAITRARKALYICGHLDSLKDSEEWRALISDAYHRSKVMDISAECSSDHLADIIKKHHVTGP, translated from the coding sequence ATGGTTGACGCTTGGCACCTCGTTCGGTGTGGTAAATACACTCACGCTAAAAGCGAGATTGTTTTAGACTGCGAGAACGTCGTGATTGGTCGCAATGTTGAGCCAAAGTATCGTCTAGACAGCGTGAACATCAGTCGTCAGCATGCTTGCTTGAGATACAGCAGTCACGGACAATGGGAAATAACTGATCTTCGCAGCCACAACGGCGTGTTTGTCAACGGTGCAAGAATACAGGCATCACACCGCGTTGCTCTTTCCGAAGGCGATGTCATCGGTTTCGGAAAGGCTGTGCCGAGCGGTgatgatgtgttcgtgtttgcattGGAGAAGAAATGTGTGGGTGTCGCCGTCAAGAACGAATTGCCTGATTCACCAACGAGTGCGTCGCCTGCATCCGACGTCGTGTTGTTGAGCGATGATGACGATATCGTCGTCACGAAAGTACACTGTGCGAAGAGACGACTTACTGTTTCAACAAGTTCGAACAGTGCAGCTGCTACGCACTGTTCGTCGCCCTCAGCCCTTGATGCCGCTCCGCATCATGTCGCACCCGAAAAGAAACCCCTTGATGGGCGCGACAGACTTTGTTATGGTGGTTCAGCAGTCTCCACCAGTCCGGCTATTGGTACCGctcacaccgatgttccgcttaCGGCTGACACGACGCGCTTCAGCATCAGTCCTCATCAGCAAGTGTTAAGTACCACAGTCGCGATTGTTCCCAAGGCAGAGCCGTCTGACGCTGTGGGGAGAGTGAAAATTGAACGGGACTGTGAATCCACTGATTCTCGATCGACGTCTAGCCGCGACACATCCAATAGCAGGTCATCACTGCCAGTGGGCTTGACCTTCACACCTGCTGCTAGCAACAGAAGCTCAGTTAAAGTGTCCTCTCCAGCACTTCCTCCTCATACACCTGGCACTTACATTAAACAAGAGGTACCAGGACACATTGCTGACATTGGAGTTGTTCCCATACGTGAACCGTCAGATGTGCCAAGTTATATCAAGCAAGAACCAGATTGCTTGACTGGAGAGCAGGCATGGAATGTAGAGAAAGCAGTGGTGACACCTGCTCACCAAAGTGAGTGCCTCGGTGATTTACCCTTGCACAGCATCGTTGGGAGTAGCTCCAGGACAGATCGTTCAAGTACTGTGTCAAGAAAAGTCAAAGTAAACTCATGCAACAGCACATCTTTATCTTGTCCCTCTGAGCAAAAAGCAGGATGTGATATTTTATACCTAAGTGATCTTGATGTGTGTGCTACTGCAAAGAAAAATGTAGCTGCTCCTGTTCATTCGTTAGGAGCACCAAAAACAGATGTCAATAGCACTACTGTGAAAGAGGAACCTGTTTTATCTGACTGCAGTAGCAACAACATGGTGCAAAGCATAGTTAAAAGCAATGTCCCAGCAGATCTGTCTGGCTCTTCTATAAGTTTTGGAAAAACTGTGCGCAGTGGTCTTACACCGAGTGGCCTAAAAGCAACTGATGCTGAGCAGTGCAGTACATTTTCTTTACATGAAAACAAGAATGGTGAGAAGTGTGCAGGCTCGAAGTATGTTCCATGTCAGGAAAGATCATATTCACCGACAGCTTACAGCAAGAATGTCAGCAATTTGCCTAACCCACCACGCTGTTTCAATTTGTTGGTTAAGCCATGCTCTGTTGTTCTTCAGAGATTCGAATCCAGCACTCTTGCTCAAGAACAACCAACTGCTTCCTTAAGTGGACAGCAGCTCACTGAAGGTGGTTTGGTCACACAAGGTGATCACAGTCATGTTGAAGCAGGACTTGGTGAAAACACTCGGAACACAACTAATGAAGACAGTTGTCATGATATATCGTTTTCTCAGGATGATGTAATAATAATTCTTTCCGATTCAGATGATGATTGTAATGGGGGAATCGATTTTGAGATCAAGAAAGAACCTGAAGAAGCAGAAGATATCATTAGCAATGATGCTGATGTTGAGGCTGGCATTCCGTGGATAAATAGTTGCTTGAATGATGGTACTGAAGAGAGGAAAACTGTGCCAGTGTGTTCAGTAACTCAAGACAAGGAGCTTGAAAAAAGACTTGTTTGGAATGAGTCAGAGCCAGAGCAGACTACCTCAACTGATCAGGAGCAACCAGAAAATGATTTCTTCCCAGCATTGTCACAAGACTTCTCTGATGATGAGGCTCTTCCAGCAAAAATAAAGAGAACAAGCACTCCTGCACGTGCAATTTTCTTGTCATCCGCCCACCATCTTGCTTGTTTGAAAGGCAAAGTGAACAGAAGCCCCAAGAAAAAGTCATGCCTGAAAGAGAAGCTGATGAAATCTATGAGACACAGGATACCAATGGCTGGAGGTGGATCAGCAGTCCAAAAGAAAGATGGTGAAGGGTTGCTTAAATCCAGCTCTGCTGCTGAATGTGAAGGTGGTTTAAAGAAGTCCCATTACAAGGTTAGGTTCCAGTCCCGTTCAGCTTGTCTACTAAGTACAGAAGAGCCATCTAAGGCTTCTGCAagcacatcaaaaagaaaaccaGGCAAAATGGTTAAACCTTTTAATGACATGCAAACGGTGCAGAACAGAGTTGAAGCTGCCAAGCCACTCGATGTTTCTGCTGAAAGAACAAAGCAATTGAGTCCATCTCTATATAGTGCGCAGCTGTTTCCGGAGAAGGGAAAAGCTCCCAGGGTGAGTGATGTTTCTGTTGAAACAACGAGCCAGTTGTGTCCATCTTGGAATGCTATGGAAATACGTCCGCAGCTGGAAGATGTTCCACTGTCAAATTCTGTTTCTACTGAAATTACAAATCGATTGAGTTCTTCCCTGAAAAAATGTGCCCTCGTTCCCCAGGTCAACAACTTTACAAGAGCTGACTCATCAGTACAGGGAAAACCATGCTTTTCTGTTCCAAGGTTCAAAAAAGCTGTCCGAATTTCTAGATTGGCAACGGGCTCACCAGTGCCCGCTGTTACTTCAGGTGACCCCGCTGTAGTTGAACAAAGGCCTGCAGCTCTGCCACTTATTCCGTTGCCTGAACCTATGGACATCGATGTATCTGAAAGGAGGTCACGTGTACATTTTCACATAGAAGAACCAAGTAGCAAAACTGATGAGCAGAGGGCTGAATTTGCACAACGTGTTAGGGCATCATTGAAGAAGAAAAAGTTTGAACATAGTCAGAAGAGTAAGATAAACTTGGGAGTCTTCATCTCTTACATTCTCAACTGGAAAGTTCATTGGCTAAAAGAGCAGCTGCAGTCGGCAATGCTTCCTCCTCTACTGGACATGGACAAGTTTCGAAGTAAACGCTTCATGTACAGTAGTCTGGAAGAATACAAGTTCGTGAACTACCACTTCTTGTGCCTCGAAGTGTGGCAGACTGTCTTCCGCAGCTGGCGAGAACATTTCGCACGCACCACACGCATGACATTCAGTTCTGCTGTTGTACGCCACACATGCCCTCCTGGTGACACCATGATCTTAACTTGTGTTGTTTTAGTGACATCAGAGCAAATGCACAAATCGTTATATCCATTTGAAGGTCACCTTGTCCGCCTGGATCTGCGCATTCGAGATCAGGCAAAAGCTGCACTGCCAGCATTTGGATTTGTAACTCAACACAAGTTTCTGAGGGACCCTCGTGTGCGTAATAGCGCCATCCCAGACTTGTTGCAAAGTGTGTACACTGATGGATGTATTCCTGTTACGTTGCAGATTCAAGTGAAAACAAGACCTGTGACTCTAGACTTTGGTAAAGTTCAGCGCTTGTCTGTAGTGGCCAAGATCACTCCGGCTTTGCGGCAAATGGAAGCTGTGTTAGAGCTTGAAAAATCTGCATTTGCCGAATGTATTGTCAGGCCTAATGTTAGCCATTTTTGGTGCCATAAAGGTGTGCCCATGAGCTCTAGGTTCAGAGAAAACTTCAATCATGAACAAGAGCAAGTAATCAGTTCTACTGTTGCTGCTATGAGAGTGCGTGGCGGAGAACCTAGAATTATCATTCTGCATGGCCCACCTGGCACAGGCAAGACTCACACAGTGGTTGGTGCGGTGACAGAGATCCTTCAGCACAACAGCAAACAGACTGTGCTGATTGTGGCACCGTCCAATGCTGCAGTTGATGAGATTGGTCGTCGGCTTTTGGCTCACAGGCAGCGGCAGTACAGACAGAGAGTGCCTGCGGAACAGGTTTTGAAGGTAGTCCGAATTGGCCAAAACAGCATGGTCCATGCAGAGGTTCGTGGGATATGTCTTGATGAGCTGTTGCAAAAGAACATTCAGAAGGATGAGATTGAACGGTGCAAAGAGTACGACCAGACCATTTGTGCTTTAGAGATTGAGGTGAAACGGTGCACTGACAAAAAGTGTCAGCTTGAAAAGTCTGCGTGTCAGGATGTCAGAGCGTTTAGACGTCTTGAGTTTCAGATAACACATTTGCAGTCTCAGATCCAGCAGgctaaagagaagaaaaagctCATAACTGACAGCCATTCCCGGCAGTTTCGTAATGTTAATGACAAGAAACTTGTAATCCTTCGCAATGCACATGTCATCCTTTCCACTCTAAACAGCTGCCGTAGCCGTCTTATGGAAGAGGCTTTTGGCTGCAACAGTTCTCATAACTTTTCATGTGTTCTTCTTGATGAAGCAACTCAGTGCACCGAAGTGGAAGCGCTCCTCGGCTTGCAGTACCGAACCAGCAGGCTGATTCTTGTTGGTGATCCCATGCAGCTCCCTGCCACAGTTGTGTCGCAAGATGCTGTCGATCGTGGATTCCAGGAGTCACTCTTTGAGCGCTTTTACAACTACCTAAAGCAAGAAGTTGACTCCAAGCCCATCTTCACACTAAATGAGCAGAGACGGATGCATTCAGAGATTTGTCAGTTCCCATCAAAGTACTTTTATAATGGGAAGCTTCGACCAGTTCTCGGGCTGGACGCCAAATATGCATCATTTCCATTGACTCCATACCTTGTGTTCAACATTAAGGACAGCCCTGAGGTTAGCGAGGCCACTAGTACATCATGGTTGAATCGTGGTGAAGCTGCCTTCGTTGCCCATCTTTGCCTTGCTATTTCCCAGCATGTTGTGAATGTGTCTCTCGGTATTATCACACCCTACCAGGCACAGAAGAGTGCTATCATCCAACAGCTTCAAGAGAGTTTCACACCAGGGGCAGCAACTTTTGATGTTAATACTGTGGATGGCTTTCAAGGCCAGGAGAGGGATGTCATTGTACTGTCATGTGTGCGTGCCCACAACCCAAGAGGCAACATTGGTTTTGTTGCTGATGCCCGGAGGCTGAATGTTGCCATCACAAGAGCCAGGAAAGCTTTGTATATCTGTGGACATCTTGACTCCCTTAAGGACAGTGAGGAGTGGAGGGCATTAATTTCTGATGCTTATCATCGTTCCAAAGTGATGGACATCTCTGCAGAATGTTCTTCTGATCATCTTGCGGACATAATCAAGAAGCACCATGTAACAGGACCATGA